GTGGGTCGGCCCGATATTGAGGCCTCGGGAATGGTCCTGTTCATACCGAGTGGATCCACCGATGACGCCAAAATCCATTCAAGACAAGGCCAGACCCTGATATGATATAATAAACGGCGGAACCACCCCAAGGAAGCCAGAAAACATTATAAACCGGCATAGAAAGTTTTAAGGATGTATGTGTAGGTACTCTTTCCCTATAAAGGAGGAATTCTCGCTCCTTTTACTCGGCACGTGTGTGAAAACCCGTGCTAGAATGAACCCTAAATATCAGAAAAACCGAAAGGCATCCATCAGAAAGCGGCTATGTCAGGTCACCTGGGGCTGGTACTCAATATCCATGGCTACGGGTGGTATTGCGGTTCTCCTTTATAACACACCTCACCAATTCACCGGCCTCGAAACTATCGGAAAGATTGTATACGTCTTCAATTTGGTTCTTTTCCTCTCAATTTCTCTTTGCCTGAGCTTTCGCTTCCTCACCAAGTCATCCGCCATAAAAGAATCCTTCCAGCACTCGAACGAGACCCACTTTGTAGGAACCTGCCTTCTAGCTTTTGCGACTATCATCATTGGAGCTGAGAGTTACGGTACAAGTGCTTGCGGACCATGGCTCCAAGTCGCTCTACGCATCGTCTTTTGGATCTATGTCGCTATCTCCATCATTGAGGCTATCTTCCACAATTGGTATCTGTACCACCACAGCATGGCCAGTGAGCAGCCATTTGCACTGGTAAGACTACTACCCTCCTTTCCAGCCATGCTTTCCGGTACGATTGCGTCGGTTATCGCCTCCAACCAGCCCCAAAAGCACGCCTTGCCTATTATCATTGGCGGCACGACATTACAAGGGTTCGGGTTCCTGATGTCCCTGTTTATCTACGGAGAATACTTCTACCGCTTGAACAAAAGCGGCCTCCCGAAGCCATCTGAGCGACCGGAAATGTTC
This Aspergillus flavus chromosome 1, complete sequence DNA region includes the following protein-coding sequences:
- a CDS encoding C4-dicarboxylate transporter/malic acid transport protein; amino-acid sequence: MCRYSFPIKEEFSLLLLGTCVKTRARMNPKYQKNRKASIRKRLCQVTWGWYSISMATGGIAVLLYNTPHQFTGLETIGKIVYVFNLVLFLSISLCLSFRFLTKSSAIKESFQHSNETHFVGTCLLAFATIIIGAESYGTSACGPWLQVALRIVFWIYVAISIIEAIFHNWYLYHHSMASEQPFALVRLLPSFPAMLSGTIASVIASNQPQKHALPIIIGGTTLQGFGFLMSLFIYGEYFYRLNKSGLPKPSERPEMFIAVGPWSFTALALIGMANAAVEKFPVRYIISYADSSHSETVTVTTGDIALVIAALAGIFLWAIAFFCLCIAIASVLALCKAFGGAGAPGMSLAYWSMVFPNTGFVIATIRIGQVLQSEAVLWVASAMTILQVAIWLIASVATIWAVWTRRMLWPEDAEKEEGEKEC